A genomic segment from Amyelois transitella isolate CPQ chromosome 15, ilAmyTran1.1, whole genome shotgun sequence encodes:
- the LOC106130287 gene encoding connectin translates to METVVQYLLLALALTLLQTSCTESRLNEKRRDKNERRYHAAQVKDNICDITDRESKVHCYCENTDVKTATRADCWVFNGGIDENDPIWSSFHSQPYIERLTFNVRSNGALKFIPLQVIHKLKRLQKLYIHYATLTKIEKRTFSNMTMLKEITLMNNKITELDFSSFTNLPALVNLTIKENKVTEIQRDVFVDLPTLKYLDLSFNNINLAHDGCFEHLTVLSDLILEANSITVLTRDTFRGLANLTRLDLRSNKLSMIGDLTFTELWNLNELLLDNNELKFLSERAFDGLVLLQKLSMTGNKLKSVNEGLLEGVRGLELLDLRNNEIEVFTFENIKPILENLKVKTSVLYLSGNNLSCDCRISWIQILRNETKSEPLKAALDDVTCMLQNSEKIETTNQLNEVADTKDSDPDSLLVSNIDVLQQDGFEEDYDENNKSFKSEPTVQPVIANEVFVVNVPPESLVCTRDSQNREDSLMLSSGYWQPSSSFKILSNLALVFTLVVVSVFH, encoded by the exons ATGGAGACCGTCGTTCAATATTTACTCTTAGCCCTAGCTCTGACTTTACTGCAAACATCGTGCACCGAGAGCCGGCTAAATGAAAAACGCAGAGATAAAAATGAAAGGAGGTACCACGCTGCACAAGTCAAAGACAACATTTGTGATATAACTGATAGAGAGTCGAAAGTACACTGCTACTGTGAAAATACCGATGTGAAAACAGCTACCAGGGCTGATTGTTGGGTATTCAATGGAGGTATAGATGAAAACGATCCCATTTGGTCTAGCTTCCACTCACAGCCCTACATAGAAAGGCTCACATTCAACGTCAGATCAAACGGAGCCCTCAAATTTATACCGCTGCAAGTAATCCACAAACTAAAGAGATTGCAGAAACTTTACATCCACTACGCGACATTAACAAAGATCGAGAAACGGACGTTTTCAAACATGACAATGTTGAAAGAAATAACGCTAATGAACAACAAGATAACAGAATTGGACTTTTCCTCGTTCACAAATCTCCCTGCGCTCGTAAACTTGACGATAAAAGAGAATAAAGTAACCGAGATACAGCGGGATGTGTTTGTAGATCTGCCAACTCTGAAATACCTCGATTTGTCgtttaacaatattaatttggcGCATGACGGCTGTTTTGAACATCTAACTGTCCTCAGCGATTTGATTTTAGAAGCAAACTCGATTACAGTACTCACAAGAGATACTTTCAGGGGTTTGGCTAATTTGACGAGATTGGATCTACGGTCTAACAAGTTGTCAATGATAGGAGATTTGACATTTACCGAATTGTGGAATTTGAATGAGCTCCTTTTGGACAATAATGAGTTAAAATTTCTGTCTGAAAGGGCGTTCGATGGATTGGTTTTACTACAAAAGTTGTCAATGACTGGAAACAAATTGAAGTCTGTAAATGAAGGGCTCTTAGAAGGTGTGAGAGGTCTTGAGTTATTAGATTTGAGGAACAATGAGATTGAAGTATTCACATTTGAAAATATCAAACCTATACTCGAAAACCTGAAAGTAAAAACATCAGTGCTGTATTTGAGTG GTAACAACCTCAGCTGCGATTGCCGAATCTCCTGGATTCAAATCCTcagaaatgaaacaaaaagtgAACCTCTGAAAGCTGCATTAGACGACGTCACGTGCATGCTTCAAAATTCCGAGAAAATCGAAACAACTAATCAACTGAACGAGGTTGCCGATACTAAAGACTCAGATCCTGACAGTCTTCTAGTTTCAAACATCGACGTTTTACAACAAGATGGCTTTGAAGAGGATTATGATGAAAACAATAAGAGTTTCAAATCCGAACCAACAGTACAACCTGTCATAGCAAACGAAGTATTTGTAGTCAATGTACCGCCTGAATCTTTAGTTTGTACAAGAGACTCACAAAATAGGGAAGATTCGTTGATGCTATCATCTGGTTACTGGCAACCCAGTTCTAGTTTCAAAATCTTGTCAAATCTAGCTTTAGTTTTTACATTAGTTGTCGTCAGCGTATTCCATTAG